GATCGATACGATCATTCCGGTCGACGTCTATGTTCCGGGTTGCCCGCCCCGTCCTGAAGGGCTGCTTTACGGAATCATGCTGCTCCAGAAAAAGATCATGGGCGAGGCGATGAAAGATCCCTCGCTGCGGCAGGAGTTCCTGGTCAACGACAAGGGCTTCTATATCCCGCCGGCCAAGATCGACGAGGTCTCGGAGCCGTTCGGCAACTCGGTCCACCAAACCCGCTCCGCATGACGGCTGCCCAAACCCTCGCGTCCACGATCGACGCGCTGCGTGCCGAGTTCGGCTCGGCCATTCTGTACGATACCGTGAGCTGCGGTGATACCATCGTAGGCGTCGATGCGTCTCGATTGCACGCGGTGCTGGCCTGGCTCAAAGAGACGCCGGGGCAGGATTTCAACTATCTGACCGACATCACCGCGGTCGATTACCGCGATCCCGAGCATCCGCTCGAACTGGTGTATCAGCTCCGCTCGCTGGGTCGCAAGCTGGATCTCCGGGTCAAGGTTCCGCTCGACAAGGACGGCGCGCTGACGGTGCCGTCGGTCTGGGACCTCTGGAAGGGCTGCAACTGGCTCGAGCGCGAAGTGTACGACATGTTCGGCATCCGCTTCGAGGGTCATCCCGACCTTCGTCGGATCCTGATGTGGGATACCTACGCCGAGGGGCACCCGCTGCGCAAAGACTTTCCGCTCCGCGGGAACTTCACCAGGGCGGAGCAGACTCGGCAGGCGCTGGCGGCCAACCCGGAAGCGCACTATTCGCTGGAAGAACTTTCGATCGTCGACGCCTTCGACGAACTGCCGGATGATATGAAGCGCCGGCTCGCGGCCGGGAAGCGGGGGGAAGTCCGATGACGACGCGTACGCTCGAAGTCGCCCTTTCGACTCCCAGCATCGACCCGCAGGGCCGCCCGACCCAGCTGCCGCTCGGTGTCTCACGACAGCCTTCCGGCGATGACCTCGGCGCCGAGCACATGCTGGTCAACATCGGGCCGCAGCATCCGGCCACGCACGGCGTCTTGCGCCTGGTGCTCGAGCTCGACGGCGAAACGGTGATCCGGTGTATTCCGCATGTCGGCTATCTCCATTCCGGCTTCGAGAAGCTCGGTGAGTACCGCCATTACAACCAGATCATCCCACTGACCGATCGGACCGACTACTTGTCGCCGATGGCGAACAATGTCTGCCTCGCGCTGGCGGCCGAGAAACTGATGGGGATTCAGATCACGGAGCGGTGTCAGGTGCTCCGTG
The Gemmatimonadales bacterium genome window above contains:
- a CDS encoding NADH-quinone oxidoreductase subunit C, producing MTAAQTLASTIDALRAEFGSAILYDTVSCGDTIVGVDASRLHAVLAWLKETPGQDFNYLTDITAVDYRDPEHPLELVYQLRSLGRKLDLRVKVPLDKDGALTVPSVWDLWKGCNWLEREVYDMFGIRFEGHPDLRRILMWDTYAEGHPLRKDFPLRGNFTRAEQTRQALAANPEAHYSLEELSIVDAFDELPDDMKRRLAAGKRGEVR